A single Desulfovibrio legallii DNA region contains:
- the ahbD gene encoding heme b synthase, whose translation MSHHATHPGGSALGGNPACGLPDAVPDAAALSGGQARKGPEGHPGGRPRPALLPDGSPVCRLIAWEVTRSCNLACKHCRAEAHPEPYPGELSTAEAKALIDTFPQVGRPIIIFTGGDPMMRPDVYELVAYAHAKGLPCAFSPNGTLITPETAASIKAAGVNRCSISIDGPDAASHDSFRGVPGAFAASLRGIEYLKAVGVPFQINTTVTRNNLSSFKKIFELCERLGADAWHIFLLVPMGRASGLADQVITAQEYEDVLHWFYDFRKSTKMHLKATCAPHYYRIMRQRAREEGLSVTPETFGMDALTRGCLGGTGFCFISHVGQVQPCGYLELNCGNVRTTPFPEIWRSSEYFLQFRDQSCYKGKCGACEYHKVCGGCRARAYSMDNDHLGEEPLCTYIPAKLRPKGEQP comes from the coding sequence ATGTCCCACCACGCCACGCACCCCGGCGGATCCGCCCTGGGCGGCAACCCCGCCTGCGGCCTGCCCGACGCCGTGCCCGACGCTGCGGCCCTCTCCGGCGGACAGGCGCGCAAAGGCCCTGAGGGGCATCCCGGCGGCAGGCCCCGCCCCGCCCTGCTCCCGGACGGCAGCCCCGTGTGCCGCCTTATCGCCTGGGAGGTCACCCGCTCCTGCAACCTGGCCTGTAAGCACTGCCGGGCCGAGGCCCATCCGGAGCCCTACCCCGGCGAGCTTTCCACAGCCGAGGCCAAGGCCCTGATCGACACCTTCCCCCAGGTGGGCCGCCCCATCATCATCTTCACCGGCGGCGACCCCATGATGCGGCCCGACGTTTACGAGCTGGTGGCCTACGCCCACGCCAAGGGCCTGCCCTGCGCCTTTTCGCCCAACGGCACCCTCATCACCCCGGAAACGGCGGCCAGCATCAAAGCCGCCGGCGTTAACCGCTGCTCCATCTCCATCGACGGACCGGACGCGGCCAGCCACGACAGCTTCCGCGGCGTGCCCGGCGCGTTTGCGGCCAGCCTGCGGGGCATAGAATACCTCAAGGCCGTGGGCGTGCCTTTCCAGATCAACACCACCGTCACCCGCAACAACCTCAGCAGCTTCAAAAAAATTTTCGAGCTCTGCGAACGCCTGGGGGCCGACGCCTGGCACATTTTTCTGCTGGTGCCCATGGGCCGCGCCTCCGGCCTGGCGGATCAGGTCATCACCGCCCAGGAATACGAAGACGTGCTGCACTGGTTCTACGACTTCCGCAAGAGCACCAAAATGCACCTCAAAGCCACCTGCGCGCCGCACTACTACCGCATCATGCGCCAGCGCGCCCGGGAAGAAGGCCTGAGCGTCACGCCCGAAACCTTCGGCATGGACGCCCTCACCCGCGGCTGTCTGGGCGGCACGGGCTTCTGCTTCATCAGCCATGTGGGCCAGGTGCAGCCCTGCGGCTATCTGGAGCTCAATTGCGGCAACGTGCGCACAACGCCCTTCCCTGAAATCTGGCGCAGCAGCGAGTACTTCCTGCAATTCCGCGACCAGTCCTGCTACAAGGGCAAGTGCGGCGCGTGCGAATACCACAAGGTCTGCGGCGGCTGCCGCGCCCGCGCCTACAGCATGGATAACGACCACCTGGGCGAAGAGCCCCTCTGCACCTACATCCCGGCCAAACTGCGACCCAAGGGAGAACAGCCATGA
- the ahbA gene encoding siroheme decarboxylase subunit alpha, which translates to MTQARASAAPDASAPQEPLDRTDRQLLNIIQTAFPLAPRPYAVLGEQLGISEQEAFERVRALKARNIIRRLGANFQSAKLGYVSTLCAAKVPEAKMAAFVARVNAEPGVTHNYQREHAYNIWFTLISPSREEAQSTLDAISRDTGIGILNLPATKLFKIRVDFRMDNPADEA; encoded by the coding sequence ATGACCCAGGCCCGCGCCTCCGCCGCCCCCGACGCTTCCGCGCCCCAGGAGCCCCTGGACCGCACGGACCGCCAGCTGCTCAACATCATCCAGACCGCCTTCCCCCTGGCCCCCCGCCCCTACGCCGTGCTGGGCGAACAACTGGGCATCAGCGAGCAGGAAGCCTTTGAACGGGTGCGCGCCCTCAAGGCCCGCAACATCATCCGCCGCCTGGGGGCCAACTTCCAATCCGCCAAGCTGGGCTACGTTTCCACCCTCTGCGCGGCCAAAGTTCCCGAGGCGAAAATGGCGGCCTTTGTCGCGCGCGTTAATGCCGAGCCGGGCGTCACCCACAATTACCAACGCGAACACGCCTACAATATCTGGTTCACCCTCATCAGCCCCTCGCGGGAAGAGGCGCAGAGCACCCTGGACGCCATCAGCCGGGATACGGGCATCGGCATCCTCAACTTGCCCGCCACCAAACTGTTCAAAATCCGGGTGGACTTCCGCATGGACAACCCGGCGGACGAGGCGTAA
- a CDS encoding D-alanyl-D-alanine carboxypeptidase family protein — MNKVPFAAARGRAPRAAVLALSCLCWLLVGLAAVGRAAPPVPEHGAVAVCSAILYDLDQDAILFEQNADVPIPPASLTKVLSMFLALDQIRAGLASLNSPVTVSRLAARTGGSRMGLRQREQLTLEQLLTGMAVSSGNDASTAVAEFVGGSVPAFVNMMNAKARSLGMRDSVFRNPHGLPARGQVTTARDMLALARAYLRTYPEALRFHSTHVLNHRGSVTWNRNPLLGQYPGADGLKTGWTNASGYNLIFTATQGNRRLLAVIMGAPDSRTRSVEAFRLLDAGFKVCANQAVSVAAALDALPPNAYRPDPHLLAREASRLYAGADQTPRKQQVRKAARQQDKHLKAAKTKKAAGQKAARHKRADGQAARRVAAANQAS; from the coding sequence ATGAACAAAGTGCCTTTTGCCGCCGCACGCGGCCGCGCCCCGCGCGCCGCAGTCCTGGCCCTGAGCTGCCTGTGCTGGCTGCTGGTCGGGCTTGCCGCCGTGGGCCGCGCCGCGCCGCCTGTGCCCGAACACGGCGCAGTGGCGGTCTGCTCCGCCATCCTCTACGATCTGGATCAGGACGCCATTCTTTTTGAGCAGAACGCCGATGTGCCCATCCCCCCGGCCTCCCTCACCAAGGTGCTTTCCATGTTCCTGGCCCTGGACCAGATTCGCGCCGGGCTCGCCAGCCTGAACAGCCCCGTGACCGTCAGCCGCCTGGCCGCACGCACCGGCGGCTCGCGCATGGGCCTGCGCCAGCGCGAACAGCTCACCCTGGAACAGCTCCTCACCGGCATGGCCGTGTCCTCCGGCAACGACGCCAGCACCGCTGTGGCCGAATTCGTGGGCGGCTCCGTGCCCGCCTTCGTCAACATGATGAACGCCAAGGCCCGCAGCCTGGGCATGCGGGACAGCGTCTTCCGCAATCCCCACGGCCTGCCCGCCCGCGGGCAGGTGACCACCGCCCGCGACATGCTGGCCCTTGCCCGCGCCTACCTGCGCACCTATCCGGAAGCTCTGCGCTTCCACAGCACCCATGTGCTCAACCACCGGGGCAGCGTCACCTGGAACCGCAACCCCCTCCTGGGCCAGTACCCCGGCGCGGACGGCCTCAAAACCGGCTGGACCAACGCCTCCGGCTACAATCTCATCTTTACCGCCACCCAGGGCAACCGCCGCCTCCTGGCCGTGATCATGGGCGCGCCAGACTCCCGCACCCGCAGCGTGGAAGCCTTCCGCCTGCTGGACGCGGGCTTCAAAGTCTGCGCCAACCAGGCCGTCTCCGTGGCCGCCGCCCTGGATGCCCTGCCCCCCAACGCCTACCGGCCCGATCCGCACCTCCTGGCCCGCGAGGCCAGCCGCCTCTACGCCGGCGCAGACCAGACCCCGCGCAAACAACAGGTGCGCAAGGCCGCCCGCCAGCAGGATAAACACCTCAAAGCCGCCAAAACCAAAAAGGCCGCCGGCCAGAAAGCCGCCCGCCACAAACGCGCCGACGGCCAGGCCGCCCGCCGCGTTGCCGCAGCTAACCAAGCAAGTTAA
- a CDS encoding DUF134 domain-containing protein, with product MPRPRKWRRVCCLPESDSFGPLGPRPPQGEVVMTVDEYEAVRLIDLEGLNQESCAEKMRIARTTVQSIYAAARRKVAEALVNGRRLRIAGGDYQLCDGHGPQCGAGGCRRRRGL from the coding sequence ATGCCGCGTCCCAGAAAATGGCGCAGGGTCTGCTGTCTGCCGGAGAGCGACAGCTTCGGGCCGTTGGGGCCGCGCCCGCCGCAGGGCGAGGTGGTCATGACGGTGGATGAATACGAGGCCGTGCGCCTTATTGATCTGGAAGGGCTCAACCAGGAGTCCTGTGCAGAAAAGATGCGCATTGCCCGCACCACGGTGCAGAGCATTTATGCCGCGGCGCGCCGCAAAGTGGCGGAAGCCCTGGTCAATGGGCGGCGGCTGCGCATTGCGGGCGGCGACTATCAGCTCTGCGACGGGCATGGCCCGCAGTGCGGGGCGGGGGGGTGTAGGCGGCGGCGTGGCCTTTGA
- a CDS encoding DUF5320 family protein, with protein sequence MPCYNHTGPEGKGSRTGRGMGTCGNAQNGADAAQAAGQEAGPAQGRGMGRARRCGQRRGACQGNGQGMGQGRGRGRGQGMGQGMGMGQGMGMGQGMGMGQGMGMGQGMGMGQGRAAAPAAPAAPDAAPVVASGPDAEKA encoded by the coding sequence ATGCCTTGTTACAATCACACAGGTCCTGAAGGCAAGGGTTCCCGCACCGGGCGGGGCATGGGAACGTGCGGCAACGCGCAGAACGGCGCGGATGCGGCCCAGGCCGCAGGTCAGGAAGCAGGCCCGGCGCAGGGCCGGGGCATGGGACGGGCGCGGCGTTGCGGCCAGCGGCGCGGCGCGTGCCAGGGCAATGGTCAGGGCATGGGCCAGGGGCGCGGCAGAGGCCGTGGCCAGGGCATGGGCCAAGGAATGGGCATGGGCCAAGGAATGGGCATGGGCCAAGGAATGGGCATGGGCCAAGGAATGGGCATGGGCCAAGGAATGGGCATGGGGCAGGGCCGGGCGGCCGCCCCGGCAGCGCCCGCCGCGCCCGACGCCGCCCCTGTGGTCGCCAGCGGGCCCGATGCCGAAAAAGCGTAA
- a CDS encoding Mrp/NBP35 family ATP-binding protein translates to MSEQCSHECGACGEQCAERQAEQTDFHVKPHPQSRVGKVVAIMSGKGGVGKSLVTALLATGMTRRGRQSAVLDADITGPSIPKIFGQHGKAMANESGLLPVRSQGGVQIMSMNLLLPGESDAVIWRGPIIGGVVKQFWSEVIWKDVDYMFVDMPPGTGDVPLTVFQSLPVDGIVVVTSPQDLVSMIVEKAIDMARQMDIPILGLVENMAYFKCPDNGKEYKIFGESRLDEVAARHHLPVLGRLPIDPALAAACDAGNVESVAGPWLDKALDAVEGLEARPAA, encoded by the coding sequence ATGAGCGAACAGTGCAGTCACGAGTGCGGCGCCTGCGGGGAGCAGTGCGCGGAGCGCCAGGCGGAGCAGACGGATTTTCACGTCAAGCCGCACCCGCAGAGCCGCGTGGGCAAAGTGGTGGCGATCATGAGCGGCAAGGGCGGGGTGGGCAAATCCCTGGTCACGGCCCTGCTGGCTACGGGCATGACCCGGCGGGGGCGGCAGAGCGCCGTTCTGGATGCGGACATCACCGGCCCTTCCATCCCCAAAATCTTCGGCCAGCACGGCAAGGCCATGGCCAACGAATCCGGCCTGCTGCCGGTGCGCAGCCAGGGCGGGGTGCAGATCATGTCCATGAACCTGCTGCTGCCGGGCGAAAGCGATGCCGTCATCTGGCGCGGGCCCATCATCGGCGGGGTGGTCAAGCAGTTCTGGTCTGAAGTGATCTGGAAGGATGTGGACTACATGTTTGTGGACATGCCCCCAGGAACGGGCGACGTGCCCCTGACCGTATTCCAGTCCCTGCCTGTGGACGGCATTGTGGTGGTGACCTCGCCCCAGGATCTGGTTTCCATGATTGTGGAGAAGGCCATCGACATGGCCCGGCAGATGGATATCCCCATCCTGGGCCTGGTGGAAAACATGGCCTACTTCAAATGCCCGGACAACGGCAAGGAGTACAAAATTTTCGGTGAGAGCCGCCTGGACGAGGTGGCCGCGCGCCACCACCTGCCCGTGCTGGGCCGCCTGCCCATTGATCCGGCCCTGGCCGCGGCCTGTGACGCCGGAAACGTGGAATCCGTCGCCGGGCCCTGGCTGGACAAGGCCCTGGACGCGGTGGAGGGCCTGGAGGCCCGGCCCGCAGCCTGA
- the aldA gene encoding aldehyde dehydrogenase, whose protein sequence is MRTYQQFINGKLVSRPGQGMIEVENPSTGKIMAQTPNGGREDALEALEAAHKAQEAWAAQPAAARGAYLKQMAALVRKHRTELARLLAEEQAKTLPLAYAEIDGTAEYFDYYAGWSRIYEGEIIQSDRQRENILLYRQPIGVVAGICPWNFPFFVMARKVAPSLLTGCTAVIKPSSIAPVTVMEFAKMVAELDLPAGVLNFVTGGGSTLGEALSSSPLVDMVTLTGSVEAGQRIIAASAANVTKVSLELGGKAPVIVCADADLDLAVRGVTASRTIFSGQVCNCAERLYVQDSIAEQFADKLAEAFAKVRLGDPFDEPAPDMCSQISAEHLEKIDGMVKRAKADGAETITGGAPLSRGAGYFYAPTLLGNCRQDMEIVRKEVFGPVLPMLTFHTLDEAIAMANDCEYGLTSSIFTTKLTNTLEAVNRLKFGETYVNREHFEAMQGFHAGWRKSGIGGADGKHGLMEYLQTHVAYIDY, encoded by the coding sequence ATGCGCACCTATCAGCAGTTCATCAACGGCAAACTGGTTTCCCGTCCCGGTCAGGGCATGATTGAGGTGGAAAACCCCTCTACCGGAAAAATTATGGCCCAGACCCCCAACGGCGGGCGCGAAGACGCCCTGGAGGCCCTGGAGGCCGCCCACAAGGCTCAGGAGGCCTGGGCCGCGCAGCCCGCCGCCGCCCGCGGCGCGTACCTCAAGCAGATGGCCGCCCTGGTGCGCAAGCACCGCACAGAGCTGGCCCGTCTGCTGGCCGAAGAACAGGCCAAAACCCTGCCTCTGGCCTATGCGGAAATTGACGGCACCGCGGAATATTTCGATTATTACGCCGGATGGTCCCGCATCTATGAGGGCGAAATCATCCAGAGCGACCGCCAGCGCGAAAACATCCTGCTCTACCGCCAGCCCATCGGCGTAGTGGCGGGCATCTGCCCCTGGAACTTCCCCTTCTTTGTCATGGCCCGCAAGGTGGCCCCCTCCCTGCTCACCGGTTGCACGGCCGTTATCAAGCCCAGCAGCATCGCGCCCGTAACGGTCATGGAATTTGCCAAAATGGTGGCCGAGCTGGACCTGCCCGCCGGCGTGCTCAACTTTGTCACCGGCGGCGGCTCCACCCTGGGCGAGGCCCTTTCCTCCAGCCCGCTGGTGGACATGGTTACCCTTACCGGCAGTGTGGAGGCCGGCCAGCGCATCATCGCCGCCAGCGCGGCCAACGTCACCAAGGTTTCCCTGGAGCTGGGCGGCAAGGCCCCGGTCATCGTCTGCGCCGATGCCGACCTGGACCTGGCCGTGCGCGGCGTCACGGCCTCGCGCACCATCTTCAGCGGGCAGGTCTGCAACTGCGCCGAGCGCCTCTATGTGCAGGACAGCATTGCGGAACAGTTTGCCGACAAGCTGGCCGAAGCCTTTGCCAAGGTGCGCCTGGGCGATCCCTTTGACGAGCCCGCCCCCGACATGTGCAGCCAGATCAGCGCCGAGCACCTGGAAAAAATCGACGGCATGGTCAAGCGCGCCAAGGCCGACGGCGCGGAGACCATTACCGGCGGCGCGCCCCTGAGCCGCGGCGCGGGCTACTTCTACGCCCCCACCCTGCTGGGCAACTGCCGCCAGGATATGGAAATCGTGCGCAAGGAAGTGTTCGGCCCCGTGCTGCCCATGCTCACCTTCCACACCCTGGATGAGGCCATTGCCATGGCCAACGACTGCGAATACGGGCTCACCTCCTCCATCTTCACCACCAAGCTCACCAACACACTGGAGGCCGTTAACCGCCTCAAGTTCGGTGAAACCTACGTCAACCGCGAGCACTTTGAGGCCATGCAGGGCTTCCACGCCGGGTGGCGCAAGTCCGGCATCGGCGGGGCCGACGGCAAGCATGGCCTGATGGAGTATCTGCAGACCCATGTGGCTTATATCGACTATTAA
- a CDS encoding cytochrome c3 family protein, producing the protein MKYAVVLMLALTCWWAGNAQARTIKEMSQIIKNPIKIEGGNSDRMSVMFPHTAHKGISCIHCHHENPGDDRYVSCTECHATPGARERDPMSMFMAFHSKNSDRSCYGCHSQKKAQDPARYAKFNGCRPCHMSPAAREAAAKAGK; encoded by the coding sequence ATGAAGTACGCTGTTGTTCTCATGCTGGCCCTGACCTGTTGGTGGGCGGGCAACGCGCAGGCCCGCACCATTAAGGAAATGTCGCAGATCATCAAAAATCCCATCAAGATCGAAGGCGGCAACTCCGACCGCATGAGCGTCATGTTCCCCCATACGGCGCACAAAGGCATCAGCTGCATCCACTGCCACCACGAGAACCCCGGCGACGACCGCTACGTCTCCTGCACGGAATGCCACGCTACTCCCGGCGCGCGCGAACGCGACCCCATGAGCATGTTCATGGCCTTCCACTCCAAAAATTCCGACCGCTCCTGCTACGGCTGCCACTCCCAGAAAAAAGCCCAGGATCCGGCCCGCTACGCCAAATTCAATGGCTGCCGCCCCTGCCACATGAGCCCCGCCGCCCGCGAAGCCGCCGCCAAAGCCGGCAAGTAA
- a CDS encoding formate dehydrogenase accessory protein FdhE, producing the protein MPLTLARTTEQVNRTLDELHAWRPVLDPVLHAFAPLLRARADLAAPMAAALTEAGLALPPLNPDRLRQGVPLLADADFTGSAAPLRLAAGTLLPHLRELKGVGAALPALEAALLAEDAAHVHAQEALVRAVAADDHAALARLAEDWGLEPPVLEFAAQIIAGAVLRGLAAQAAPEGAPSPWDEGGLWREGCCPVCGALPILGWLDKPAVDEKNAYLVGGGGKKHLHCGLCGANWQFRRGACPACGAEGNDVMEILRESGPAHGERLDWCAKCKGYCPTVDLRERDTVPDPDALALGMLHLDMVAARKKLHPLRPSFWNTF; encoded by the coding sequence ATGCCCCTTACCCTTGCCCGCACGACCGAACAGGTGAACCGCACCCTGGACGAACTCCACGCCTGGCGGCCCGTGCTGGACCCCGTACTGCACGCCTTTGCCCCCCTGCTGCGCGCCCGCGCCGACCTGGCCGCCCCCATGGCCGCCGCCCTCACGGAAGCCGGCCTGGCCCTTCCCCCCCTGAACCCCGATCGCCTGCGCCAGGGCGTGCCCCTGCTGGCCGATGCGGATTTCACGGGCAGCGCCGCGCCCCTGCGCCTGGCGGCCGGAACCCTGCTGCCGCACCTGCGGGAGCTCAAAGGCGTGGGGGCCGCCCTGCCCGCCCTGGAAGCCGCCCTGCTGGCCGAAGATGCGGCGCACGTCCACGCGCAGGAGGCGCTGGTCCGGGCCGTGGCGGCCGACGACCACGCCGCGCTGGCCCGCCTGGCCGAAGACTGGGGCCTGGAGCCGCCGGTACTGGAATTTGCGGCGCAGATCATAGCCGGGGCCGTGCTGCGCGGCCTTGCGGCCCAGGCCGCGCCGGAAGGCGCGCCCTCCCCGTGGGACGAGGGCGGCCTGTGGCGCGAAGGCTGCTGCCCCGTGTGCGGGGCGCTGCCCATCCTGGGCTGGCTGGACAAGCCCGCCGTGGACGAAAAAAACGCCTACCTGGTGGGCGGCGGGGGCAAAAAGCACCTCCACTGCGGCCTGTGCGGGGCCAACTGGCAGTTCCGGCGCGGGGCCTGCCCGGCCTGTGGGGCCGAAGGCAACGACGTTATGGAGATCCTGCGCGAAAGCGGCCCGGCCCACGGCGAACGCCTGGACTGGTGCGCCAAGTGCAAAGGCTACTGCCCCACCGTGGATCTGCGGGAACGTGACACCGTGCCCGACCCCGACGCCCTGGCCCTGGGCATGCTGCACCTGGATATGGTGGCGGCCCGCAAAAAGCTGCACCCGCTCCGCCCTTCGTTCTGGAACACCTTTTAA
- a CDS encoding 4Fe-4S dicluster domain-containing protein: MPKTFLVDTTRCTACRGCQLACKEWHNLPANKTKQRGSHQNPPDLNPNNLKIVRFNEHMDAKGTVIWNFFPDQCRHCLTPVCKDVADMSVPGAIVKDPKTGAVLVTEKSAQLSEEDAQAVIDACPYNIPRRDPKTGMLAKCDMCIDRVSAGMQPICVKTCPTGTMVFGEREEILPLAQKRLEEARKRFPKAFLADFTEVSVIYLLAEEKEHYYEYAAFM; this comes from the coding sequence ATGCCGAAGACCTTTCTTGTCGACACCACGCGGTGTACGGCATGCCGGGGCTGCCAACTGGCCTGTAAAGAGTGGCACAACCTGCCCGCCAATAAGACCAAGCAGCGCGGCTCGCACCAGAATCCGCCGGACCTCAACCCCAACAACCTCAAAATCGTCCGCTTCAATGAGCATATGGACGCCAAAGGCACGGTCATCTGGAACTTTTTTCCCGACCAGTGCCGCCATTGCCTCACGCCTGTCTGCAAGGACGTGGCCGATATGAGCGTGCCCGGCGCCATCGTCAAAGACCCCAAAACCGGCGCGGTGCTGGTTACGGAAAAATCCGCCCAACTCAGCGAGGAAGACGCCCAGGCCGTCATTGACGCCTGCCCGTACAACATCCCCCGCCGCGACCCCAAAACCGGCATGCTCGCCAAGTGCGACATGTGCATCGACCGCGTTTCCGCCGGCATGCAGCCCATCTGCGTCAAGACCTGCCCCACGGGAACCATGGTCTTCGGCGAACGGGAAGAGATCCTGCCGCTCGCCCAGAAACGTCTGGAAGAAGCCCGCAAGCGCTTCCCCAAGGCCTTCCTGGCCGACTTCACCGAGGTAAGCGTCATCTACCTGCTGGCTGAGGAAAAAGAACACTATTACGAATACGCCGCCTTCATGTAA